From Agelaius phoeniceus isolate bAgePho1 chromosome 38, bAgePho1.hap1, whole genome shotgun sequence, the proteins below share one genomic window:
- the NAA10 gene encoding N-alpha-acetyltransferase 10 isoform X1 — MNIRNARPEDLMNMQHCNLLCLPENYQMKYYFYHGLSWPQLSYIAEDENGKIVGYVLAKMEEDPDDVPHGHITSLAVKRSHRRLGLAQKLMDQASRAMIENFNAKYVSLHVRKSNRAALHLYSNTLNFQISEVEPKYYADGEDAYAMKRDLSQMAEELRKQLEQKERGRPPAPSEPPRGGDGVCGSGGTPTNPPTPGGAPQQQQEDGGGDSKDLSEVSETTESTDVKDSSEASDSAS; from the exons ATGAACATCCGGAACGCGCGG CCCGAGGACCTGATGAACATGCAGCACTGCaacctgctctgcctgcccgAGAACTACCAGATGAAATATTATTTCTACCACGGCCTCTCCTGGCCTCAG ctcTCGTACATCGCCGAGGATGAGAACGGGAAGATCGTCGGTTACGTCCTGGCCAAGAT GGAGGAAGACCCCGATGATGTCCCCCATGGGCACATCACCTCCCTG gcGGTGAAGCGCTCCCACCGGCGCCTGGGGCTGGCGCAGAAGCTGATGGACCAGGCCAGCCGGGCCATGATCGAGAACTTCAACGCCAAATACGTGAGCCTGCACGTGCGCAAGAG TAACCGGGCAGCGCTGCACCTCTACTCCAACACCCTCAACTTCCA gATCAGCGAGGTGGAGCCCAAGTACTACGCGGACGGGGAGGACGCCTACGCCATGAAACGGGACCTGAGCCAGATGGCAGAGGAG CTGAggaagcagctggagcagaaggaGCGGGGTCGGCCCCCAGCCCCCAGCGAGCCCCCCCGAGGTGGGGACGGGGTCTGCGGCTCTGGGGGGACCCCCACGAACCCCCCGACCCCGGGGGGAGccccccaacagcagcaggaggacgGGGGGGGGGACAGCAAAGACCTGAGCGAGGTCAGCGAGACCACGGAGAGCACGGACGTGAAGGACAGCTCGGAGGCCTCGGATTCCGCCTCATAg
- the HSD17B10 gene encoding 3-hydroxyacyl-CoA dehydrogenase type-2, with amino-acid sequence MAAIRTVQGSVALVTGGGSGLGRATVERLLERGARVLLLDLPSSGGAELARELGESCAFTPADVTSPEEVSAALGVAQKKFGRLDLAVNCAGIGIAVKTYNSKKDKVHDLEDFQRVINVNLVGTFNVIRLSAQLMSRNKPDADGHRGLVVNTASVAAFEGQVGQAAYSASKGGIVGMTLPIARDLAPLGIRVVTIAPGLFSTPLLAGLPEKVRKFLGQQVPFPSRLGDPSEFAHLVQALAENPMINGEVVRLDGALRMQP; translated from the exons ATGGCGGCGATCCGCACCGTGCAG GGCTCGGTGGCGCTGGTGaccggcggcggctccgggctgggccgggccacGGTGGAGCGGCTGCTGGAGCGGGGGGCgcgggtgctgctgctggacctGCCCTCGTCCGGGGGCGCCGAGCTGGCCCGGGAGCTCGGGGAGAGCTGCGCCTTCACCCCCGCCGAC GTGACCTCTCCTGAGGAGGTGAGCGCGGCGCTGGGCGTGGCCCAGAAGAAGTTTGGCCGCCTGGACCTGGCCGTGAACTGCGCCGGCATCGGCATCGCCGTCAAGACCTACAACAGCAAGAAGGACAAAGTGCATGACCTGGAGGACTTCCAGAGGGTCATCAAC gTGAACCTGGTGGGCACCTTCAACGTGATCCGCCTGAGCGCGCAGCTCATGAGCCGCAACAAGCCGGACGCCGACGGCCACCGCGGCCTCGTGGTCAACACCGCCAGCGTGGCCGCCTTCGAGGGGCAG GTTGGCCAAGCCGCCTACTCGGCCTCCAAGGGCGGCATCGTGGGCATGACCCTGCCCATCGCCCGCGACCTGGCACCGCTGGGCATCCGCGTGGTCACCATCGCGCcag GGCTGTTCTCCACCCCTCTCCTGGCCGGGCTGCCCGAGAAGGTTCGGAAGTTCCTGGGCCAGCAGGTGCCGTTCCCGTCCCGCCTCGGGGACCCCTCGGAATTCGCTCACCTGGTGCAGGCCCTGGCCGAGAACCCCATGATCAACGGCGAGGTGGTGAGGCTGGACGGGGCCCTGAGGATGCAGCCGTGA
- the LOC143692341 gene encoding uncharacterized protein LOC143692341 isoform X1: protein MATGQWGSARVTSGVGGASAAAAAAARALFRPLAGAGAAAMSGAGAGAGTERPSPAKLRRLDEPSGTGSAAAVNRGEETARSPTPAGGRGEGRNARARGDGSGHARGGGGGDERAPPGGCSEMAALTGEGLETPEEGMETPKEGMETPKKGLEIPGKVTGEVTASSETTEEAKGELETINGCEGSLENTRSECSEEEKGGLETTREVKEGMETTRDVKEGMETTREDMGDLEIAATHSLEKNKSVLETPTESKGSLETTREAQGGLQSIREVTGSLGSTNGRKGSLETAVTRCLEQGRRSKGGLETTPKVLGSVESDACPGGEQKSTNRRKAKPPTRPRAGVERERNLDTSLEGLEASREDTESLESTITGHVRWDREQKGGVEFTTEPEEGLEPTGPCVGQSPGVLEPTGVPAAEESAVISLDEDEEEEEEEEEEEEERDEGPARYLAALEAVQLELEAVEEEAARAFRRLRARFCLRRRPHLQRRNRLIQHIPGFWVTAFLNHPQLSAMISDRDEDALSYMTSLQVEEFGQSRPGCRIRFFFSVNPYFQNDVVAKEFVRGPSGHLVSHSTPIRWWQGQDPRSRRHKGPPAPRSFFAWFGDHSFPAGDRVAEIIKEELWPNPLQFYLLGEGAEGPPDSESGEDCVVILDDDEDVQEIPDDGDGSGVEEIPTEEPPNPPVGQKDPNRGRI, encoded by the exons ATGGCAACCGGCCAATGGGGCAGCGCGCGAGTGACGAGCGGGGTGGGCGGGgcctcggcggcggcggcggcggcggcgcgcgcgCTTTTTCGGCCGCTGGCGGGCGCCGGAGCCGCCGCCatgagcggggccggggccggggccgggacaGAACGACCGTCCCCGGCCAAGCTCCGCCGTCTGGACGAGCCCAGCGGGAcgggctccgccgccgccgTTAACCGCGGGGAGGAGACGGCGCGTTCCCCCACCCCCGCCGGAGGTCGTGGTGAGGGCCGCAACGCGCGCGCGCGGGGCGACGGGTCCGGGCAtgcgcggggcggcggcggcggggacgAGCGAGCGCCCCCTGGCGGCTGCTCGGAGATGGCGGCTTTGACCGGGGAGGGGCTGGAGACCcccgaggaggggatggagaccCCCAAGGAGGGGATGGAGACCCCCAAGAAGGGGCTTGAGATCCCCGGGAAAGTCACCGGGGAGGTCACAGCCAGCTCAGAGACCACCGAGGAGGCCAAGGGAGAGCTGGAGACCATCAACGGATGCGAAGGGAGCCTGGAGAACACAAGGAGTGAGTGctcagaggaggaaaaagggggTTTGGAGACCACCAGAGAGGTCAAAGAGGGGATGGAGACCACCAGAGATGTCAAAGAGGGGATGGAGACCACCAGAGAGGACATGGGAGATCTGGAAATTGCTGCCACACACTCCTTGGAGAAGAACAAGAGTGTCCTGGAGACTCCCACGGAATCCAAAGGAAGCCTGGAGACCACCAGAGAGGCCCAGGGTGGTCTGCAGAGCATCAGGGAGGTCACAGGGAGCCTTGGGAGCACCAATGGGCGCAAAGGGAGCCTGGAGACGGCTGTCACTCGCTGCTTGGAGCAGGGCAGAAGGAGCAAAGGGGGCTTGGAGACCACCCCCAAGGTCCTGGGGAGCGTGGAGAGTGATGCTTGTCCTGGTGGCGAGCAGAAAAGCACCAACAGGCGCAAAGCAAAGCCCCCTACGAGACCCAGGGCCGGCGTAGAGAGGGAGAGAAACCTGGACACCAGCTTGGAGGGCTTGGAAGCCAGCAGAGAAGACACAGAAAGCCTGGAGAGCACCATCACCGGCCACGTGAGGTGGGACAGAGAGCAGAAAGGAGGCGTGGAGTTCACCACAGAGCCCGAGGAGGGCCTGGAACCCACGGGACCCTGCGTGGGGCAGAGCCCCGGGGTCCTGGAGCCCACGGGGGTCCCGGCGGCCGAGGAGAGCGCGGTGATCTCGCTGGatgaggacgaggaggaggaggaggaggaggaggaggaggaggaggagcgggatGAAGGCCCTGCGAGGTACCTGGCGGCTCTGGAGGCCgttcagctggagctggaggccgtggaggaggaggcagcccGAGCTTTCCGCCGCCTCCGCGCCCGCTTCTGCCTCCGCCGCCGGCCGCACCTGCAGCGCCGCAACCGCCTCATCCAGCACATCCCCGGCTTCTGGGTCACTGCT TTCTTGAACCACCCGCAGCTCTCGGCCATGATCAGCGACCGCGACGAGGACGCGCTGAGCTACATGACGAGCCTGCAG GTGGAGGAGTTCGGGCAGAGCCGCCCTGGCTGTCGGATCCGGTTCTTCTTCAGCGTCAACCCCTATTTCCAGAACGACGTCGTGGCCAAGGAGTTCGTGCGCGGCCCCTCCG GTCACCTGGTGTCCCACTCGACCCCCATCCGGTGGTGGCAGGGCCAGGACCCCCGGTCCCGCCGCCACAAGGGACCCCCGGCCCCTCGGAGCTTCTTTGCTTGGTTTGGGGATCACAGCTTCCCTGCAGGGGATCGTGTGGCTGAG ATCATCAAGGAGGAGCTTTGGCCCAACCCTCTCCAGTTCTACCTGCTGGGGGAGGGCGCTGAGGGACCCCCTGACAG TGAGAGCGGCGAGGACTGCGTGGTGATCCTGGATGATGATGAGGATGTGCAGGAGATCCCAGATGATGGGGATG GCAGTGGTGTGGAAGAAATCCCAACAGAGgagccccccaacccccccgTGGGGCAGAAAGACCCCAACAGGGGCAGAATTTAA
- the NAA10 gene encoding N-alpha-acetyltransferase 10 isoform X2, with product MNIRNARPEDLMNMQHCNLLCLPENYQMKYYFYHGLSWPQLSYIAEDENGKIVGYVLAKMEEDPDDVPHGHITSLAVKRSHRRLGLAQKLMDQASRAMIENFNAKYVSLHVRKRISEVEPKYYADGEDAYAMKRDLSQMAEELRKQLEQKERGRPPAPSEPPRGGDGVCGSGGTPTNPPTPGGAPQQQQEDGGGDSKDLSEVSETTESTDVKDSSEASDSAS from the exons ATGAACATCCGGAACGCGCGG CCCGAGGACCTGATGAACATGCAGCACTGCaacctgctctgcctgcccgAGAACTACCAGATGAAATATTATTTCTACCACGGCCTCTCCTGGCCTCAG ctcTCGTACATCGCCGAGGATGAGAACGGGAAGATCGTCGGTTACGTCCTGGCCAAGAT GGAGGAAGACCCCGATGATGTCCCCCATGGGCACATCACCTCCCTG gcGGTGAAGCGCTCCCACCGGCGCCTGGGGCTGGCGCAGAAGCTGATGGACCAGGCCAGCCGGGCCATGATCGAGAACTTCAACGCCAAATACGTGAGCCTGCACGTGCGCAAGAG gATCAGCGAGGTGGAGCCCAAGTACTACGCGGACGGGGAGGACGCCTACGCCATGAAACGGGACCTGAGCCAGATGGCAGAGGAG CTGAggaagcagctggagcagaaggaGCGGGGTCGGCCCCCAGCCCCCAGCGAGCCCCCCCGAGGTGGGGACGGGGTCTGCGGCTCTGGGGGGACCCCCACGAACCCCCCGACCCCGGGGGGAGccccccaacagcagcaggaggacgGGGGGGGGGACAGCAAAGACCTGAGCGAGGTCAGCGAGACCACGGAGAGCACGGACGTGAAGGACAGCTCGGAGGCCTCGGATTCCGCCTCATAg
- the LOC143692344 gene encoding uncharacterized protein LOC143692344, giving the protein MRPGKGRPQEAEDVQPPPPEHSTEPDPAPTPPPDAEQPPAQGTEDEAVARELEQLYLSHLRRLRGDPNDSDPLPKNGGPPFPDRAPNTSLANEMALRYEGGAGGGRCSPPVLLGRGGAAGGGAGGAGEAPPGQGEQFGGGPKGVRGGFGSGRAGAGGLGGGTGGVPRLRWLWGFTWRWPGSREIGEGVEGHPDCQHPKIGTSRKVTATHPPPPHFTSGNVGHPLNQSGGGRWKGTPKWKGAL; this is encoded by the exons ATGAGGCCTGGGAAGGGCAG GCCACAGGAGGCGGAGGACGTGCAGCCCCCACCCCCCGAGCACAGCACAG agcctgaccctgccccaACGCCCCCCCCGGATgcggagcagcccccagcacag GGCACCGAGGACGAGGCGGTGGCgcgggagctggagcagctctacCTGTCCCACCTGCGCCGGCTTCGGGGGGACCCCAACGACAGcgaccccctccccaaaaacgGGGGTCCCCCCTTTCCCGACCGAGCCCCCAACACCTCCCTGGCCAACGAGATGGCGCTGCGCTATGAggggggggcgggcgggggtcgCTGCAGCCCCCcggtgctgctggggagggggggggccGCTGGAGGGGGCGCTGGTGGTGCCGGCGAGGCCCCcccggggcagggggagcagttTGGGGGGGGCCCTAAGGGGGTGCGGGGTGGTTTTGGCTCTGGCCGTGCTGGTGCCGGTGGCCTGGGGGGGGGGACGGGGGGGGTCCCACGGCTGCGGTGGCTTTGGGGATTTACCTGGCGCTGGCCTGGCTCACGTGAGATTGGGGAAGGGGTGGAGGGACACCCCGATTGTCAGCACCCCAAAATTGGCACCTCCCGAAAAGTCACAGccacccacccacccccccCACATTTCACCTCTGGAAACGTGGGACATCCCCTCAATCAATCGGGGGGAGGGCGATGGAAGGGAACCCCTAAATGGAAGGGAGCCCTATAA
- the NAA10 gene encoding N-alpha-acetyltransferase 10 isoform X3 — MNIRNARLSYIAEDENGKIVGYVLAKMEEDPDDVPHGHITSLAVKRSHRRLGLAQKLMDQASRAMIENFNAKYVSLHVRKSNRAALHLYSNTLNFQISEVEPKYYADGEDAYAMKRDLSQMAEELRKQLEQKERGRPPAPSEPPRGGDGVCGSGGTPTNPPTPGGAPQQQQEDGGGDSKDLSEVSETTESTDVKDSSEASDSAS; from the exons ATGAACATCCGGAACGCGCGG ctcTCGTACATCGCCGAGGATGAGAACGGGAAGATCGTCGGTTACGTCCTGGCCAAGAT GGAGGAAGACCCCGATGATGTCCCCCATGGGCACATCACCTCCCTG gcGGTGAAGCGCTCCCACCGGCGCCTGGGGCTGGCGCAGAAGCTGATGGACCAGGCCAGCCGGGCCATGATCGAGAACTTCAACGCCAAATACGTGAGCCTGCACGTGCGCAAGAG TAACCGGGCAGCGCTGCACCTCTACTCCAACACCCTCAACTTCCA gATCAGCGAGGTGGAGCCCAAGTACTACGCGGACGGGGAGGACGCCTACGCCATGAAACGGGACCTGAGCCAGATGGCAGAGGAG CTGAggaagcagctggagcagaaggaGCGGGGTCGGCCCCCAGCCCCCAGCGAGCCCCCCCGAGGTGGGGACGGGGTCTGCGGCTCTGGGGGGACCCCCACGAACCCCCCGACCCCGGGGGGAGccccccaacagcagcaggaggacgGGGGGGGGGACAGCAAAGACCTGAGCGAGGTCAGCGAGACCACGGAGAGCACGGACGTGAAGGACAGCTCGGAGGCCTCGGATTCCGCCTCATAg
- the LOC143692342 gene encoding uncharacterized protein LOC143692342 yields MGNPPKNIPGTPGSPCKKIFGVLAKKSPRVAPKIAGIPRRQRKKISRISRKNPWDPPKNSRELSQKISGIPRSPPKNTLRSPGACPKIPRSPPPKKSVGPPGPTPKIPGIPPKKYLGFSPKNPWDPFPKIPGRSPKKSLGSPGAPPKNLQESPQKNLWEPPQKYSGVSRSLPKNPWDPPPKNLPDLLQKSLGPFPKNPQELPQKIPGAPKKSLGSPGAHPKNPWDPPQKISVTFPKKSAGAPPKISRNLPKKSLGAPPKIPGSLPKKSLGAPPKKSLGPLGTPPKFLGPPGAPPKNPWEAPQKNLWDPREPPQKIPRIPPKKTPGTLGTPPQKSLGLPGVPPKNLWEPLQKIPGTPPKNPSEPPKKSLGPPGAPPELLGPSGAPPKSQGPPGAPQDPSVLAGGIKAPLSPGSALSLWGARGFLGVSTPP; encoded by the exons atggggaaccccccaaaaaacatccctgggacccccgggagcccctgcaaaaaaatctttggggttttggccaaaaaatccccaagagTCGCCCCAAAAATCGCTGGGATCCCCAGGAGGCAGCGCAAAAAAATCTCCCGGATCTCCCGCAAAAATCCCTGggatccccccaaaaattcccggGAGCTCTCTCAAAAAATCTCTGGGATACCCAGGAGCCCCCCCAAAAATACTCTGAGGTCTCCAGGAGCctgcccaaaaatccccaggagcccccccccaaaaaaatctgtggGACCCCCAGGgcccaccccaaaaatccctgggatcccccccaaaaaatatctgggattttccccaaaaaatccctgggaccccttcccaaaaatccccgggaggtcccccaaaaaatctctgGGATCCCCAGGAGCCCCCCCTAAAAATCTCCAGGaatctccccaaaaaaatctctggGAGCCTCCCCAAAAATACTCTGGGGTCTCCAGGAgcctccccaaaaatccctgggatccccccccaaaaaatctcccgGACCTCCTGCAAAAATCCCTGGGAcccttccccaaaaatccccaggagctcccccaaaaaatccctggaGCCCCTAAAAAATCTCTGGGATCCCCAGGAGCTCACCCTAAAAATCCCTGggatcccccccaaaaaatctctgtgactttccccaaaaaatctgcaggagcccccccaaaaatctccaggaacctccccaaaaaatctctgggagcccccccaaaaatccccgggAGCCTCCCGAAAAAATCTCTGGgagcccccccaaaaaaatcattGGGACCCCTGGGAACT CCCCCAAAATTTCTGGGACCCCCAGGAgctccccccaaaaacccctgggAGGCTCCACAAAAAAATCTCTGGGACCCCAGGgagcccccccaaaaaatccccagaatcccccccaaaaaaacccctgggacccttgggacccccccccaaaaatccctgggaCTTCCAGGagtccccccaaaaaatctctgGGAGCCCCTGCAAAAaatccctgggacccccccaaaaaatccctcggagccccccaaaaaatccctgggacccccgggagcccccccagAACTCCTGGGACCCTCCGGAGCCCCCCCAAAATCTCAGGGACCCCCGGGagccccccaggacccctcgGTGCTGGCGGGGGGCATTAAAGCCCCTCTGTCTCCAGGCTCGGCTCTTTCTTTGTGGGGGGCtcgtggatttttgggggtctcGACCCCTCCCTAA
- the LOC143692341 gene encoding uncharacterized protein LOC143692341 isoform X2, with protein sequence MATGQWGSARVTSGVGGASAAAAAAARALFRPLAGAGAAAMSGAGAGAGTERPSPAKLRRLDEPSGTGSAAAVNRGEETARSPTPAGGRGEGRNARARGDGSGHARGGGGGDERAPPGGCSEMAALTGEGLETPEEGMETPKEGMETPKKGLEIPGKVTGEVTASSETTEEAKGELETINGCEGSLENTRSECSEEEKGGLETTREVKEGMETTRDDMGDLEIAATHSLEKNKSVLETPTESKGSLETTREAQGGLQSIREVTGSLGSTNGRKGSLETAVTRCLEQGRRSKGGLETTPKVLGSVESDACPGGEQKSTNRRKAKPPTRPRAGVERERNLDTSLEGLEASREDTESLESTITGHVRWDREQKGGVEFTTEPEEGLEPTGPCVGQSPGVLEPTGVPAAEESAVISLDEDEEEEEEEEEEEEERDEGPARYLAALEAVQLELEAVEEEAARAFRRLRARFCLRRRPHLQRRNRLIQHIPGFWVTAFLNHPQLSAMISDRDEDALSYMTSLQVEEFGQSRPGCRIRFFFSVNPYFQNDVVAKEFVRGPSGHLVSHSTPIRWWQGQDPRSRRHKGPPAPRSFFAWFGDHSFPAGDRVAEIIKEELWPNPLQFYLLGEGAEGPPDSESGEDCVVILDDDEDVQEIPDDGDGSGVEEIPTEEPPNPPVGQKDPNRGRI encoded by the exons ATGGCAACCGGCCAATGGGGCAGCGCGCGAGTGACGAGCGGGGTGGGCGGGgcctcggcggcggcggcggcggcggcgcgcgcgCTTTTTCGGCCGCTGGCGGGCGCCGGAGCCGCCGCCatgagcggggccggggccggggccgggacaGAACGACCGTCCCCGGCCAAGCTCCGCCGTCTGGACGAGCCCAGCGGGAcgggctccgccgccgccgTTAACCGCGGGGAGGAGACGGCGCGTTCCCCCACCCCCGCCGGAGGTCGTGGTGAGGGCCGCAACGCGCGCGCGCGGGGCGACGGGTCCGGGCAtgcgcggggcggcggcggcggggacgAGCGAGCGCCCCCTGGCGGCTGCTCGGAGATGGCGGCTTTGACCGGGGAGGGGCTGGAGACCcccgaggaggggatggagaccCCCAAGGAGGGGATGGAGACCCCCAAGAAGGGGCTTGAGATCCCCGGGAAAGTCACCGGGGAGGTCACAGCCAGCTCAGAGACCACCGAGGAGGCCAAGGGAGAGCTGGAGACCATCAACGGATGCGAAGGGAGCCTGGAGAACACAAGGAGTGAGTGctcagaggaggaaaaagggggTTTGGAGACCACCAGAGAGGTCAAAGAGGGGATGGAGACCACCAGAGAT GACATGGGAGATCTGGAAATTGCTGCCACACACTCCTTGGAGAAGAACAAGAGTGTCCTGGAGACTCCCACGGAATCCAAAGGAAGCCTGGAGACCACCAGAGAGGCCCAGGGTGGTCTGCAGAGCATCAGGGAGGTCACAGGGAGCCTTGGGAGCACCAATGGGCGCAAAGGGAGCCTGGAGACGGCTGTCACTCGCTGCTTGGAGCAGGGCAGAAGGAGCAAAGGGGGCTTGGAGACCACCCCCAAGGTCCTGGGGAGCGTGGAGAGTGATGCTTGTCCTGGTGGCGAGCAGAAAAGCACCAACAGGCGCAAAGCAAAGCCCCCTACGAGACCCAGGGCCGGCGTAGAGAGGGAGAGAAACCTGGACACCAGCTTGGAGGGCTTGGAAGCCAGCAGAGAAGACACAGAAAGCCTGGAGAGCACCATCACCGGCCACGTGAGGTGGGACAGAGAGCAGAAAGGAGGCGTGGAGTTCACCACAGAGCCCGAGGAGGGCCTGGAACCCACGGGACCCTGCGTGGGGCAGAGCCCCGGGGTCCTGGAGCCCACGGGGGTCCCGGCGGCCGAGGAGAGCGCGGTGATCTCGCTGGatgaggacgaggaggaggaggaggaggaggaggaggaggaggaggagcgggatGAAGGCCCTGCGAGGTACCTGGCGGCTCTGGAGGCCgttcagctggagctggaggccgtggaggaggaggcagcccGAGCTTTCCGCCGCCTCCGCGCCCGCTTCTGCCTCCGCCGCCGGCCGCACCTGCAGCGCCGCAACCGCCTCATCCAGCACATCCCCGGCTTCTGGGTCACTGCT TTCTTGAACCACCCGCAGCTCTCGGCCATGATCAGCGACCGCGACGAGGACGCGCTGAGCTACATGACGAGCCTGCAG GTGGAGGAGTTCGGGCAGAGCCGCCCTGGCTGTCGGATCCGGTTCTTCTTCAGCGTCAACCCCTATTTCCAGAACGACGTCGTGGCCAAGGAGTTCGTGCGCGGCCCCTCCG GTCACCTGGTGTCCCACTCGACCCCCATCCGGTGGTGGCAGGGCCAGGACCCCCGGTCCCGCCGCCACAAGGGACCCCCGGCCCCTCGGAGCTTCTTTGCTTGGTTTGGGGATCACAGCTTCCCTGCAGGGGATCGTGTGGCTGAG ATCATCAAGGAGGAGCTTTGGCCCAACCCTCTCCAGTTCTACCTGCTGGGGGAGGGCGCTGAGGGACCCCCTGACAG TGAGAGCGGCGAGGACTGCGTGGTGATCCTGGATGATGATGAGGATGTGCAGGAGATCCCAGATGATGGGGATG GCAGTGGTGTGGAAGAAATCCCAACAGAGgagccccccaacccccccgTGGGGCAGAAAGACCCCAACAGGGGCAGAATTTAA